AGTTTCTCCAATTATGTCGGGATCGGGTCGTCATCGATGCGCTGATGCTCTAACGATGTCCTCCACCGTCAGCTCACATTCACCGGAAATCCTGATATAAACCGCCGGCAAAAATCCGTCCATGGCCGATCCCTACGTCCACGGCTACCACCCGAGGGAGAGCACCCGGCTCCAGGACCAGGCGGCGACCCTGGTCGACCTCCTCCACTCCGACACCTCCTACCCTCCGGGGTCCCTCGTCCTGGAGGCGGGCTGCGGCGTCGGGGCCCAGACCCTCCCCCTCGCACAAAACAGCCCCGCCTCGACGATCGTCGCCCTCGAGATCTCCCGCCCCTCCGCCGCCGAGGCGAGGGGGAGGGCGGAGGCCGCGGGCCTCGCAAACGTCCGGGTCCTCCAGGGGGACATCTTCAGCCTCCCCTTCCGAAAGGCCTCCTTCGACCACCTCTTCGTCTGCTTCGTCCTGGAGCACCTCCCGCGGCCCGTCGAGGCCCTCTCCATCCTCAAGGAGTTCATCAAGCCGGGAGGGACGATCACGGCGATCGAGGGGGACCACGGCTCGGCGTACTTCTACCCCGACAGCCCCGCCGCCCGGCAGGCCATCGGCTGCCAGGTGAGGCTCCAGGAGAGGGCGGGGGGGAACGCCATGATCGGGCGGGAGCTTTATCCGCTCCTCGTCCGGGCCGGGTTCGCCGAGGTCTGCGTCTCCCCCCGGATGGTCTACGCCGACGGGTCCAGGCCCGCGATGGCGGACGGGTTCACCCGGAAGACCTTCACCGCCATGATCGAGGGGGTCCGGGATGCGGCGCTGGCGGAGGGGATGATGGAGGAGGAGGAGTTCGATTTGGGGGTATCCGACCTGTACAGGACGGCGGAGGAGGACGGGGTCTTCTGCTACACCTTCTTCAAGGCGACCGGAAAGAAGGGATGAGCCGAATGAGCCGGACGTGCCGGGCCGATCGCTTCCGTCACATGAGCCTAAAGGTCGAAAAGATAATTAGCCCCTCCATCCCACCTCACCCCCATGATCCTAAACTCCCGCCTCATCCTCGCCCTCG
The sequence above is drawn from the Methanothrix harundinacea 6Ac genome and encodes:
- a CDS encoding methyltransferase domain-containing protein, producing the protein MADPYVHGYHPRESTRLQDQAATLVDLLHSDTSYPPGSLVLEAGCGVGAQTLPLAQNSPASTIVALEISRPSAAEARGRAEAAGLANVRVLQGDIFSLPFRKASFDHLFVCFVLEHLPRPVEALSILKEFIKPGGTITAIEGDHGSAYFYPDSPAARQAIGCQVRLQERAGGNAMIGRELYPLLVRAGFAEVCVSPRMVYADGSRPAMADGFTRKTFTAMIEGVRDAALAEGMMEEEEFDLGVSDLYRTAEEDGVFCYTFFKATGKKG